One region of Litorilinea aerophila genomic DNA includes:
- a CDS encoding MalT transcriptional regulator family protein, with product MTNRVSARLMLERHRYFVGRAPELERFYAVVTASELPCFVLHVYGPGGVGKSSLLQEFIYLCEAEGVTAVYLDGRDMEATPALFLQVLALALGLSPASSPLAHLGEQQERFVLLVDTYEQLAPLDRWMRREFLPQMPDNVLVVLAGRNQPSLEWRMDPGWQSLLQVIPLRNLSPDEGRRYLSLRHVPPDQHQAILDLTYGHPLALSLVAEEFAQRPSIRFTLTEATDVIQALLERLVQKVPGPAHRAALEASAMVRVVTEPLLSSMLNLPEVAELFAWLRDLSFVSSGQDGLYLHDLVRDTLAADLRWRNPLWYRELHRRARDFFAGHLEQTHGLEQQRILVDYVFLHRDNIMLRSFLDWQMRDSHILVDRLAPEDPPQVVEMVARHEGEDSARLAAHWLNIQPESVVVYRSDAGELLGFLMMLALPQLRPEERAVDPGVQAVWSYLDQNAPLRPGEQATLFRFWMARETYQDVSAVQSLIFITILQHYLTTPGLAVTFFLAADADFWQMLLAYANIQRLPQVDFTVGGHRYGVYYHDWRLEPPAVWLAVMAEREIAGEQTPPIQPMAANQVLVLSQPDFAAAVWDALRDYTRPDRLAGNPLLRSRLVMARMAEAGEADAPIQALQALLQETAASLRQSPRDLKLHRVLHHTYFQPAATQEAAAELLDLPFSTYRRHLKAGIRRVTDMLWHAELHTG from the coding sequence ATGACCAATCGTGTCTCGGCTCGTTTAATGCTAGAGCGCCACCGGTATTTCGTGGGACGGGCTCCGGAACTCGAACGGTTTTATGCCGTGGTCACTGCATCGGAGCTGCCCTGTTTTGTGCTCCATGTGTATGGCCCGGGTGGCGTGGGGAAGAGCTCCCTGCTCCAGGAATTCATCTATCTCTGTGAGGCGGAAGGGGTCACCGCCGTGTATCTGGACGGCCGGGACATGGAAGCCACGCCGGCCCTCTTTCTCCAGGTCCTCGCGCTGGCGCTGGGGCTGTCTCCGGCCAGTTCCCCATTGGCCCATCTGGGCGAGCAGCAGGAGCGTTTCGTCCTTCTGGTGGACACATATGAACAGCTGGCACCCCTGGATCGCTGGATGCGTCGCGAGTTCTTGCCCCAGATGCCGGACAATGTGCTGGTGGTGTTGGCAGGGCGCAATCAACCGAGCCTGGAATGGCGCATGGATCCCGGCTGGCAGTCGTTACTCCAGGTGATTCCGCTGCGCAACCTGAGCCCGGATGAAGGGCGCCGATACCTGAGCCTGCGCCATGTGCCGCCGGATCAACACCAGGCCATCCTGGATCTCACCTACGGCCATCCCCTGGCCCTCTCCCTGGTGGCAGAGGAGTTCGCCCAGCGTCCCAGCATCCGCTTTACCCTGACCGAGGCGACCGACGTCATTCAGGCGCTGCTGGAGCGGTTGGTCCAGAAGGTGCCCGGGCCGGCCCATCGCGCCGCACTGGAGGCCAGCGCCATGGTGCGGGTGGTGACCGAACCCTTGCTCTCGTCCATGCTCAACCTGCCAGAGGTGGCGGAGCTCTTCGCCTGGCTGCGGGACCTTTCGTTCGTTTCCAGCGGACAGGATGGGCTGTATTTGCATGATCTGGTGCGGGACACCCTGGCCGCCGACCTGCGCTGGCGCAACCCCCTCTGGTATCGGGAACTCCACCGTCGGGCGCGCGACTTCTTTGCCGGTCACCTGGAGCAGACCCACGGGCTGGAACAGCAACGGATCCTGGTGGATTATGTGTTCCTGCACCGGGATAACATCATGTTGCGCTCCTTTCTGGACTGGCAGATGCGGGACAGCCACATTTTGGTAGACAGGCTGGCCCCAGAAGATCCGCCCCAGGTGGTGGAGATGGTGGCCCGCCATGAAGGCGAGGATTCAGCCCGTCTGGCGGCTCACTGGTTGAATATTCAGCCTGAGTCTGTCGTGGTCTATCGCTCGGATGCAGGGGAACTGCTGGGCTTTCTAATGATGCTGGCCCTGCCTCAGCTACGTCCGGAGGAGCGGGCTGTGGATCCTGGCGTCCAGGCGGTGTGGTCCTACCTGGACCAAAATGCCCCGTTGCGTCCGGGAGAGCAGGCCACCCTGTTTCGTTTCTGGATGGCCCGGGAAACCTATCAGGATGTCTCTGCCGTGCAGAGCCTGATTTTCATTACCATCCTGCAACACTATCTGACCACGCCTGGCCTGGCGGTTACGTTCTTCCTGGCCGCTGATGCGGATTTCTGGCAGATGTTGCTCGCCTATGCCAACATCCAGCGGTTGCCGCAGGTCGATTTCACTGTCGGAGGGCATCGTTATGGCGTCTACTACCACGACTGGCGTCTGGAGCCACCGGCTGTGTGGCTGGCCGTGATGGCCGAGCGAGAGATCGCTGGGGAACAGACGCCGCCGATACAGCCGATGGCGGCCAATCAGGTGTTGGTGCTGAGCCAGCCCGATTTCGCCGCGGCTGTGTGGGACGCCCTGCGGGATTACACCCGGCCAGATCGCCTGGCTGGCAACCCGTTGCTTCGTTCCAGGTTGGTGATGGCCCGGATGGCCGAAGCCGGGGAGGCGGATGCGCCGATCCAGGCGTTGCAGGCGCTCCTTCAGGAGACGGCCGCTTCCCTGCGACAGTCCCCTCGAGACCTCAAGCTCCATCGCGTCCTCCACCACACCTATTTTCAACCGGCCGCCACCCAGGAAGCAGCGGCCGAATTGTTGGATCTTCCCTTCAGCACCTATCGTCGCCACCTGAAGGCCGGCATTCGACGGGTCACCGACATGCTGTGGCATGCCGAACTCCACACCGGCTAG